From the genome of Clostridia bacterium, one region includes:
- a CDS encoding HPP family protein, translating to MEKASIKPVKQKVWAYICKMRGGRCTSLPRLPAGEIIISALGSFLGIGLVGILSELYDNKLLLPSFGASAVLLYGACHVPMAQPRHVIGGHLLSACAGVTVYQIFGNGWWALALGVTLAIVAMAVTNTLHPPGGATAFVAVYSGQDYGFILSPVGIGAFCLIAIALLVNNLSQGRRYPSYWY from the coding sequence ATGGAAAAGGCGAGTATTAAACCGGTCAAGCAAAAAGTGTGGGCATACATCTGCAAGATGCGGGGAGGCCGGTGCACCAGCTTACCCCGGTTACCGGCCGGGGAAATTATCATATCGGCCCTGGGCAGTTTTCTCGGCATTGGTTTAGTGGGCATATTATCAGAATTATATGATAACAAGCTGCTTCTGCCCTCCTTCGGTGCGTCGGCGGTACTCTTGTACGGCGCTTGCCACGTACCCATGGCACAACCCAGGCATGTTATCGGCGGCCACTTGTTATCCGCCTGTGCCGGCGTTACCGTGTATCAAATCTTTGGGAACGGCTGGTGGGCCCTGGCTCTCGGTGTTACTTTAGCCATTGTGGCCATGGCTGTCACCAATACCCTGCATCCCCCCGGCGGGGCCACGGCATTTGTGGCTGTTTACAGCGGTCAAGACTACGGGTTTATATTGTCTCCCGTAGGAATAGGGGCCTTTTGTTTAATTGCCATTGCCCTGTTAGTGAATAACCTGTCTCAAGGACGCCGGTATCCAAGCTACTGGTATTAG
- a CDS encoding LysE family transporter encodes MMPGPLLGVTIEGSLKRGFIAGPLIVLGHGLLELVLVLAMVLGLKDFFANSSVAGIIGLLGGSFLAWMGYDMIKSSLTKTVSLENTTGGRKISHNLILSGIIVSATNPYFILWWASTGMESVRQAYVLGLTGVLAFFIGHIMSDFTWYAAVAAAFARGKKLMNDTVYRWVILGLGTFIMLFSIKFITGGWRMLF; translated from the coding sequence ATGATGCCGGGCCCTTTGCTGGGCGTCACCATTGAAGGGAGCCTGAAACGGGGATTTATAGCCGGCCCTTTGATCGTCCTGGGGCACGGCTTACTGGAACTGGTGCTGGTTTTGGCCATGGTCTTGGGTCTCAAGGACTTTTTTGCCAATTCATCGGTAGCGGGCATCATCGGGCTGCTTGGGGGCAGTTTTCTGGCCTGGATGGGATACGACATGATCAAATCCAGCCTTACCAAAACGGTGTCCCTGGAGAATACAACCGGTGGGAGGAAGATTTCCCACAACCTGATTCTAAGCGGCATCATCGTCAGTGCTACCAACCCGTATTTTATTCTCTGGTGGGCTTCCACGGGCATGGAATCGGTGCGGCAAGCCTACGTCCTGGGCCTTACGGGAGTACTGGCGTTTTTCATCGGACATATCATGTCGGATTTCACCTGGTACGCCGCCGTCGCCGCGGCTTTTGCCCGGGGCAAGAAACTGATGAATGACACCGTCTACCGCTGGGTCATCCTGGGCCTCGGTACCTTTATCATGTTGTTCTCCATCAAGTTCATTACCGGAGGTTGGCGAATGTTGTTTTAA